In one Cronobacter dublinensis subsp. dublinensis LMG 23823 genomic region, the following are encoded:
- the rcsB gene encoding response regulator transcription factor RcsB: MNNMNVIIADDHPIVLFGIRKSLEQIEWVNVVGEFEDSTALINNLPKLDAHVLITDLSMPGDKYGDGITLIKYIKRHFPTLSIIVLTMNNNPAILSAVLDLDIEGIVLKQGAPTDLPKALAALQKGKKFTPESVSRLLEKISAGGYGDKRLSPKESEVLRLFAEGFLVTEIAKKLNRSIKTISSQKKSAMMKLGVDNDIALLNYLSSVSLTPADKE; the protein is encoded by the coding sequence ATGAACAATATGAACGTAATTATTGCCGATGACCATCCGATTGTTCTGTTCGGCATTCGCAAATCTCTTGAACAAATCGAGTGGGTGAATGTTGTCGGTGAGTTCGAAGATTCCACAGCATTAATTAACAATCTGCCGAAGTTAGACGCGCACGTACTTATCACCGACCTCTCCATGCCGGGCGATAAATACGGCGACGGCATTACGCTTATTAAATACATTAAGCGTCATTTCCCGACCTTATCTATTATCGTGCTGACCATGAACAACAACCCGGCTATTCTGAGCGCCGTGTTGGATCTCGATATCGAAGGGATTGTTCTCAAGCAAGGCGCGCCGACCGACCTGCCGAAAGCGCTGGCTGCGCTGCAAAAAGGCAAGAAATTTACCCCGGAAAGCGTCTCCCGTCTGCTGGAGAAAATCAGCGCCGGCGGCTATGGCGATAAACGCCTGTCACCGAAAGAGAGCGAAGTGCTGCGCCTGTTCGCAGAAGGTTTCCTGGTGACCGAAATCGCCAAGAAACTGAACCGCAGCATCAAGACCATCAGTAGCCAGAAGAAATCGGCGATGATGAAGCTCGGCGTAGATAACGATATCGCGCTGCTGAACTACCTCTCCTCCGTCAGCCTGACGCCGGCGGATAAAGAGTAA
- the rcsC gene encoding two-component system sensor histidine kinase RcsC produces the protein MKYFVSFRSTLKVSRYLFRALALLLWLLVALFSVFYIVNALHVKESEIRQEFNLSYDQAQRYIQRTSDVMKELKYVAENRLDNIDALLKNGRGQNDPLNSPSFVPLFTDSDCNTLGTSWRGSLQSLSWFLRYWHDNFSAAYDLNRVFLIGSDNLCMADFGLREIPLERDKTLEALHERIMKYRNAPQDERGNSLFWVAQGQRPGVGNFYSLTPVYLANRLQGLLGIEQTIRIENFFTPGSMPMGVTILDENDRPLFALTGPETRIERDGEWEQERAWFGYTSGFKQLILKKSLPPSSLSIVYSVPVDLVLERIRMLILNAVLLNVLVGIVLFTLARMYERRIFIPAENDAQRLEEHEQFNRKIVASAPVGICILRTQDGTNIISNELAHNYLNMLTHEDRQRLTQIICGQQVNFVDVLTSNNTNLQISFVHSRYRNENVAICVLVDVSARVKMEESLQEMAQAAEQASQSKSMFLATVSHELRTPLYGIIGNLDLLQTQELPKGVDRLVTAMHNSSSLLLKIISDILDFSKIESEQLKIEPREFSPREVMSHITANYQPLVVRKQLGLYCFIEPDVPMTLLGDPMRLQQVISNLLSNAIKFTDIGCIILHVGTQGDYLCFRVRDTGVGIPAKEVVRLFDPFFQVGTGVQRNFQGTGLGLAICEKLINMMDGDISVDTEPGMGSQFTIRIPQWQAQLPPKANVDGLSNKRFWLAVRNASLCEYLQGMLTRNNIRVQNHHGETPDKDDILITDDENCVAWQGRAAILFCRRHIGMPVERSPGVWMHSVAAPHELLTLLGRIHSINVEVPGSEPTLPAASTSAEQNEDMMILVVDDHPINRRLLADQLGTLGYQCRTANDGVDALNVLSKNHIDIVLSDVNMPNMDGYRLTQRIRQLGLTLPVVGVTANALAEEKQRCLESGMDSCLSKPVTLDVLKQTLAVYADRVRKARVS, from the coding sequence TTGAAATACTTCGTCTCTTTCCGCTCGACGCTTAAAGTGTCGCGTTATCTTTTCCGGGCGCTGGCGCTGCTGCTCTGGCTGCTTGTCGCCCTGTTTTCGGTGTTTTACATCGTTAACGCGCTGCACGTAAAAGAGTCGGAAATTCGTCAGGAATTCAACCTGAGCTACGATCAGGCGCAGCGCTATATTCAGCGCACCTCTGACGTCATGAAAGAGCTGAAGTATGTGGCGGAAAACCGTCTGGATAATATCGACGCGCTGCTGAAAAACGGGCGCGGGCAGAATGACCCGCTCAACTCGCCGTCGTTCGTGCCGCTGTTTACCGACTCTGACTGTAATACGCTCGGCACGAGCTGGCGCGGCTCGCTGCAGTCGCTCTCCTGGTTTTTGCGCTACTGGCACGACAACTTCTCCGCCGCCTACGATTTAAACCGCGTGTTTCTGATTGGCTCCGATAATCTCTGCATGGCGGATTTTGGCCTGCGGGAGATCCCGCTGGAGCGTGATAAAACGCTTGAGGCGCTGCATGAGCGCATCATGAAATACCGCAACGCGCCGCAGGACGAACGCGGCAACAGCCTGTTCTGGGTCGCGCAGGGGCAGCGCCCCGGCGTCGGCAACTTCTATTCCCTGACGCCAGTCTACCTCGCGAACCGCCTGCAGGGGCTGCTTGGCATCGAGCAGACCATCCGCATCGAAAACTTCTTCACGCCCGGCAGCATGCCGATGGGCGTGACCATCCTTGATGAAAACGACCGTCCGCTGTTTGCGCTGACCGGCCCGGAGACGCGGATTGAGCGCGACGGCGAATGGGAGCAGGAGCGTGCGTGGTTTGGCTATACGTCGGGCTTTAAACAACTCATCCTGAAAAAGAGCCTGCCGCCGTCGTCATTAAGCATCGTCTATTCCGTGCCGGTCGATCTGGTGCTGGAACGTATCCGGATGCTTATCCTTAACGCCGTGCTGCTGAACGTGCTGGTGGGGATTGTCCTGTTTACGCTGGCGCGCATGTATGAGCGCCGTATTTTCATTCCGGCGGAAAACGACGCCCAGCGTCTTGAAGAGCATGAGCAGTTCAACCGGAAAATCGTCGCGTCGGCGCCGGTCGGGATCTGTATTCTGCGCACCCAGGACGGCACCAATATTATTTCCAACGAGCTTGCGCATAATTATCTGAATATGCTGACGCACGAAGACCGTCAGCGGCTGACGCAGATCATCTGCGGCCAGCAGGTGAACTTCGTCGACGTGCTCACCAGCAACAATACCAACCTGCAAATCAGCTTCGTGCACTCGCGCTATCGCAATGAAAACGTGGCGATCTGCGTGCTGGTGGATGTTTCGGCGCGTGTGAAAATGGAAGAGTCGTTGCAGGAGATGGCCCAGGCGGCCGAGCAGGCGAGCCAGTCGAAATCAATGTTCCTCGCGACCGTCAGCCATGAGCTGCGCACGCCGCTATACGGCATTATCGGCAACCTCGATCTGCTCCAGACCCAGGAGCTGCCGAAAGGCGTCGACAGGCTCGTGACGGCGATGCATAACTCCTCAAGCCTGCTGCTGAAAATCATCAGCGACATCCTCGATTTCTCGAAAATCGAATCAGAGCAGCTGAAAATCGAACCGCGCGAGTTCTCGCCGCGCGAGGTAATGAGCCACATCACCGCCAACTACCAGCCGCTGGTCGTGCGCAAACAGCTCGGGCTTTACTGCTTTATCGAGCCTGACGTGCCGATGACGCTGCTGGGCGACCCGATGCGTCTGCAGCAGGTCATTTCCAACCTCCTTAGCAACGCCATTAAGTTTACCGATATCGGCTGCATCATTTTGCATGTCGGCACTCAGGGCGATTATCTCTGTTTCCGCGTGCGCGACACCGGCGTCGGCATTCCGGCAAAAGAAGTGGTGCGGCTGTTTGATCCGTTCTTCCAGGTCGGCACCGGCGTGCAGCGCAACTTCCAGGGCACCGGGCTTGGCCTCGCGATTTGCGAAAAACTGATCAACATGATGGACGGCGATATTTCGGTAGATACCGAGCCGGGCATGGGCAGCCAGTTTACTATCCGTATTCCGCAGTGGCAGGCGCAGCTGCCACCGAAGGCGAACGTGGACGGGCTTTCCAATAAACGCTTCTGGCTGGCGGTACGTAACGCCTCACTGTGCGAATACCTGCAAGGGATGCTGACGCGCAACAATATTCGCGTGCAGAATCACCACGGTGAAACGCCGGACAAAGACGATATTTTGATAACCGACGACGAAAACTGCGTCGCGTGGCAGGGCAGGGCGGCGATCCTCTTCTGCCGCCGCCATATCGGTATGCCGGTGGAGCGCAGCCCTGGCGTCTGGATGCATAGTGTCGCAGCACCCCATGAACTGCTGACGCTGCTTGGCCGTATTCACAGTATCAATGTAGAAGTGCCGGGCAGCGAACCGACGCTCCCGGCTGCGTCAACCAGCGCCGAACAGAACGAGGATATGATGATTCTGGTGGTGGATGACCATCCGATTAACCGTCGCCTGCTTGCCGATCAGCTCGGTACGCTGGGCTATCAGTGCCGCACCGCCAATGACGGCGTGGATGCGCTCAATGTGCTCAGCAAAAACCATATCGATATCGTGTTAAGCGACGTCAACATGCCGAACATGGACGGTTACCGCCTGACGCAGCGCATTCGCCAGCTGGGCCTGACGCTGCCGGTCGTAGGCGTGACCGCCAACGCGCTCGCCGAAGAGAAGCAGCGCTGTCTTGAGTCGGGGATGGACAGCTGTCTCTCCAAACCGGTGACGCTTGATGTGCTGAAACAGACCCTGGCGGTGTATGCCGACCGGGTGCGCAAAGCGCGCGTGTCATGA
- the ada gene encoding bifunctional DNA-binding transcriptional regulator/O6-methylguanine-DNA methyltransferase Ada produces MNVADFTSEHARWQAVENRDARADNAFVFAVVTTGIFCRPSCRARRPLRANVRFYPDAAAACTAGFRPCKRCQPAGLTPQAQKAQRIAAACRLMAQSETPLTLAVLADSAAMSPYHFHREFKAVTGMTPKAWQNALRAQKLQAALREGMSVTDSLWEAGFSSGSALYREADRALGMHPQQYRRGGEQIAIRYAIAPCEAGRCLVAASERGLCAVLLADDDAALEAELAAIFPHAQRLAPDATFAGQVAQVVAWIDAPQGELALPLDLRGTAFQLRVWQALQTVPPGSTISYQALAARTGNPQAVRAVASACAANKLAIVVPCHRVVRRDGALSGYRWGAARKARLLAREREQET; encoded by the coding sequence ATGAACGTAGCTGATTTTACCAGTGAACACGCCCGCTGGCAGGCGGTGGAAAACCGCGATGCGCGTGCCGATAACGCTTTTGTTTTCGCCGTGGTGACGACCGGCATCTTTTGCCGTCCGTCGTGCCGCGCGCGCCGTCCGCTGCGCGCCAATGTCCGCTTCTACCCGGATGCGGCAGCGGCCTGCACCGCGGGGTTTCGCCCCTGCAAACGCTGTCAGCCCGCAGGCCTCACGCCGCAGGCGCAGAAAGCGCAGCGCATCGCGGCCGCCTGCCGTCTGATGGCGCAGAGCGAGACGCCGCTGACGCTCGCCGTACTTGCCGACAGTGCCGCCATGAGCCCGTATCACTTTCACCGCGAGTTTAAAGCTGTCACAGGTATGACGCCGAAAGCCTGGCAAAACGCCCTGCGCGCGCAAAAGCTCCAGGCGGCGCTGCGTGAGGGGATGAGCGTCACCGATTCACTCTGGGAGGCGGGATTTTCATCCGGCAGCGCGCTCTACCGCGAGGCCGACCGCGCGCTCGGTATGCACCCGCAGCAGTACCGCCGCGGCGGGGAACAGATAGCGATCCGCTACGCCATCGCGCCCTGCGAGGCCGGGCGCTGCCTGGTGGCGGCAAGCGAACGCGGGCTCTGCGCCGTCCTGCTGGCGGATGATGACGCGGCGCTTGAAGCCGAGCTGGCCGCGATTTTCCCGCACGCGCAGCGTCTCGCGCCCGACGCGACTTTCGCGGGCCAGGTTGCGCAGGTGGTGGCATGGATAGACGCGCCGCAGGGCGAGCTGGCGCTGCCGCTCGATTTACGCGGCACCGCGTTTCAGCTGCGGGTCTGGCAGGCGTTGCAGACCGTGCCGCCCGGCAGCACCATCAGCTATCAGGCGCTGGCGGCCCGCACCGGTAACCCGCAGGCGGTGCGCGCGGTCGCCAGCGCCTGCGCGGCCAATAAGCTTGCGATAGTGGTGCCGTGTCACCGGGTGGTGCGGCGCGACGGCGCGCTCTCCGGCTACCGCTGGGGCGCTGCCCGCAAGGCGCGGCTGCTGGCCCGTGAACGTGAACAGGAGACCTGA
- the rcsD gene encoding phosphotransferase RcsD, with amino-acid sequence MIPNKFSLMPGSITRFFLLLIVVLLVTMGVMVQSAVNAWLKDKSYQIVDITHALHKRVDTYRYATWQIYDNIGASAAGQSGEGLQETRLRQDVYYLEKPHRKTEALIFGSHDSSTLDMTQRISSYLDTLWGAESAPWSMYYLNGQDNSMILISTLPLKDLSSGFKENSINAIADSRRAEMLQQANALDERESFSPLRKLPWQNGHYFTLRTTFNQPGHLATVVAFDIPINDLIPPGMPLESFRLEPDSSQSALTGQEKEDPDSVNINFNSTRIEISSALTSTQLRLIWEVPFGTLLMETLQNILLPLLLNIGLLALALFGYTTFRHQPSRPVETATSNVNSAELQMLRALNDEILSVLPLGLLVHDQESSRTIMSNKIADHLLPHLNLQNITSMADQHQGIIQATVNNELYEIRLFRSQVVPRTQIFIIRDQDREILVNKKLKQAQRLYEKNQQGRSVFMQNIGAALKDPTQQLARQAAVIDAPESQVLAEQAERIARLVDEIQLVNQLEADFWRPTPTDFTIQELIDEVVPEVLPVIKRKGLQLLINNQLAANEERHGDREALRKVLLMLLHYSVTTTQIGKITLEIMAEEGARERLLFRVLDTGEGISNSEIDNLHFPFLNDTSTDQFGKANGLTFYLCNQLARRLGGHLNIKARKELGTRYSLHVTMPVEPMETEESDERLLDDVIAMIDITSNEVRNVVVRQLEQWGASCITQDERLSSQEFDIFLTDNPSNLTANGLLLSDDEAGVRRIGPGQLRVNFNISHAMQEAVLQLIEEQLAQEDIPESPMGGDENAQLHASGYYALFVDTVPDDVQRLYTESSAGDFAALAQTAHRLKGVFAMLNLVPGKQLCETLEHLIREKDATAIEKYISDIDVYVKSLL; translated from the coding sequence ATGATCCCCAATAAATTTTCCCTTATGCCGGGCAGTATTACCCGTTTCTTCTTATTACTGATTGTGGTGCTTCTGGTGACGATGGGCGTGATGGTCCAGAGCGCCGTTAACGCCTGGTTGAAAGACAAAAGCTATCAGATAGTCGACATCACCCACGCGCTGCATAAACGCGTAGACACCTACCGTTACGCCACCTGGCAGATTTATGACAACATCGGCGCGAGCGCTGCCGGTCAGAGCGGCGAAGGGCTACAGGAGACGCGCCTGCGTCAGGATGTCTATTACCTTGAAAAACCGCACCGCAAAACCGAAGCGCTGATTTTCGGCTCGCACGACAGCTCCACGCTCGATATGACGCAGCGGATCTCAAGCTATCTCGATACGCTGTGGGGGGCCGAGAGCGCGCCCTGGTCGATGTATTATCTGAACGGCCAGGATAACAGCATGATCCTTATCTCGACGCTGCCGCTCAAAGATCTCTCCTCCGGCTTTAAAGAAAATTCGATTAACGCGATTGCCGATTCGCGCCGCGCCGAAATGCTCCAGCAGGCGAACGCCCTGGACGAGCGCGAAAGTTTCTCGCCGCTGCGCAAGCTCCCCTGGCAGAACGGCCACTATTTCACGCTGCGCACCACCTTTAACCAGCCGGGCCATCTCGCGACGGTCGTGGCGTTCGATATTCCGATTAACGATCTTATCCCGCCGGGAATGCCGCTGGAGAGCTTCCGCCTGGAGCCCGACAGCAGTCAGAGCGCGCTCACGGGTCAGGAAAAAGAAGACCCGGACAGCGTTAATATTAATTTCAACAGCACGCGCATTGAGATCTCCTCGGCGCTGACCAGCACCCAGCTGCGGCTTATCTGGGAAGTGCCGTTCGGGACGCTGCTGATGGAGACGCTGCAAAACATACTCCTGCCGCTGCTGCTGAATATCGGCCTGCTGGCGCTGGCGCTGTTTGGCTATACCACGTTCCGTCACCAGCCGAGCCGCCCGGTGGAGACCGCGACCAGCAACGTCAATAGCGCCGAGCTGCAAATGCTGCGCGCGCTCAATGATGAGATCCTGAGCGTCCTGCCGCTGGGCCTGCTGGTGCATGACCAGGAATCCAGCCGCACGATCATGAGCAATAAAATCGCCGATCACCTGCTGCCGCACCTGAATCTGCAAAACATCACCTCGATGGCGGACCAGCATCAGGGCATTATTCAGGCGACGGTCAATAACGAGCTCTACGAGATCCGGCTTTTCAGAAGCCAGGTCGTGCCGCGCACCCAGATTTTCATTATTCGCGATCAGGACCGCGAAATTCTGGTGAACAAAAAGCTCAAGCAGGCGCAGCGCCTGTATGAGAAAAACCAGCAGGGGCGCTCCGTATTTATGCAGAATATCGGCGCGGCGCTGAAAGACCCGACGCAACAGCTCGCCCGACAGGCGGCGGTGATTGACGCGCCGGAAAGCCAGGTGCTGGCCGAACAGGCCGAACGCATCGCCCGTCTGGTCGATGAAATTCAGCTGGTGAATCAGCTGGAAGCCGACTTCTGGCGCCCGACGCCGACCGATTTCACCATTCAGGAACTGATTGACGAAGTAGTGCCGGAAGTGCTGCCGGTTATCAAGCGAAAAGGCCTGCAACTGCTTATCAACAACCAGCTTGCCGCCAATGAAGAGCGCCACGGCGACCGCGAGGCGCTGCGCAAAGTCCTGCTGATGCTGCTGCACTATTCCGTGACGACAACGCAGATTGGTAAAATTACGCTGGAGATCATGGCCGAAGAAGGCGCGCGCGAGCGTCTGCTGTTCCGCGTGCTTGATACCGGCGAAGGCATCAGTAACAGCGAAATCGACAATCTGCATTTCCCGTTCCTTAACGACACCTCAACCGATCAGTTCGGCAAGGCCAATGGCCTCACCTTCTATCTGTGCAACCAGCTGGCGCGCCGCCTCGGCGGGCATCTGAATATCAAAGCCCGCAAAGAGCTTGGCACGCGCTATTCGCTGCATGTGACGATGCCGGTTGAGCCGATGGAAACCGAAGAGAGCGACGAGCGCCTGCTGGATGACGTTATCGCGATGATCGATATTACGTCTAACGAGGTGCGTAACGTGGTGGTGCGTCAGCTTGAACAGTGGGGCGCGTCCTGCATCACGCAGGATGAGAGATTATCGAGTCAAGAGTTTGATATATTTTTAACGGATAATCCGTCTAATCTTACTGCCAACGGCCTGCTTTTAAGCGATGATGAGGCCGGCGTACGACGCATCGGACCGGGACAGCTGCGCGTCAACTTTAATATTAGTCACGCCATGCAGGAAGCAGTGCTACAACTAATTGAAGAGCAACTGGCGCAGGAAGATATTCCTGAATCTCCAATGGGCGGCGATGAAAATGCGCAGCTTCATGCCAGCGGCTATTATGCGCTGTTCGTCGATACGGTACCGGATGATGTTCAGAGATTGTATACTGAATCGTCCGCCGGCGATTTCGCTGCGCTGGCGCAGACGGCGCACCGCCTGAAGGGCGTGTTCGCTATGCTGAATCTGGTTCCCGGCAAACAGTTATGTGAAACACTGGAGCATCTTATTCGCGAGAAGGATGCCACAGCCATAGAAAAATATATCAGCGACATTGACGTTTACGTCAAGAGCCTGCTGTAG
- the apbE gene encoding FAD:protein FMN transferase ApbE — MKLFGNRAVLLAAALTVAGCDNAPTSAPQALVLEGKTMGTTWRVSLAGVDVARAQTLRDKIQARLDADDRLLSTWKNDSALMRFNHARTTAPWPVNEAMADIVTESLRVGAKTDNAMDITVGPLVNLWGFGPDKQPVKTPDRAQIDAARARTGLSHLKVINGAGQQWLQKDLPDLFVDLSTVGEGYGADDLARLMEEEGISRYLVSVGGALASRGMNPGGHPWRVAIQKPTDQENAVQAVVDINGHGISTSGSYRNYYELDGKRLSHVIDPATGRPITHKLVSVTVISPTALEADAWDTGLMVLGPEKARAVALREKLAVYFITREGDGFATWMSPQFKTFLEQREN, encoded by the coding sequence GTGAAATTATTCGGTAACCGTGCCGTGCTGCTGGCCGCCGCTTTGACCGTCGCCGGATGTGACAACGCCCCGACATCCGCCCCGCAGGCGCTGGTGCTGGAGGGCAAAACGATGGGAACGACGTGGCGCGTCAGCCTGGCGGGCGTGGACGTCGCGCGCGCGCAAACGCTGCGTGACAAAATCCAGGCGCGGCTCGACGCCGACGACCGCCTGCTGTCCACATGGAAAAACGACTCGGCGCTGATGCGCTTTAATCACGCGCGCACCACCGCGCCCTGGCCGGTAAACGAGGCGATGGCGGATATCGTGACGGAATCGCTGCGCGTCGGCGCGAAAACCGACAACGCGATGGATATCACCGTCGGGCCGCTCGTCAATCTCTGGGGGTTCGGGCCCGATAAACAGCCGGTGAAAACCCCGGACCGGGCGCAGATCGACGCGGCCCGCGCGCGCACCGGGCTGTCGCACCTTAAGGTCATTAACGGGGCCGGGCAGCAGTGGCTGCAAAAAGATCTGCCCGATCTCTTTGTTGACCTCTCGACCGTGGGCGAAGGTTACGGCGCTGACGATCTGGCGCGCCTGATGGAAGAAGAGGGCATCAGCCGTTATCTGGTGTCGGTCGGCGGCGCGCTCGCCAGCCGCGGCATGAACCCTGGCGGCCACCCGTGGCGCGTGGCGATCCAGAAGCCGACTGACCAGGAAAACGCCGTGCAGGCGGTGGTCGATATCAACGGCCACGGCATCAGCACCTCCGGCAGCTACCGCAATTATTACGAACTCGACGGCAAACGCCTGTCGCACGTCATCGACCCGGCGACCGGGCGGCCGATTACGCATAAGCTGGTGTCGGTGACGGTGATTTCGCCGACTGCGCTGGAGGCGGACGCCTGGGACACTGGCCTGATGGTGCTCGGCCCGGAAAAAGCGCGGGCCGTGGCGCTGCGCGAGAAGCTTGCGGTCTACTTCATCACCCGCGAGGGCGACGGCTTCGCGACCTGGATGTCGCCGCAGTTCAAAACCTTCCTTGAGCAGCGCGAAAATTAA
- a CDS encoding porin OmpC, producing the protein MKVKVLSLLVPALLVAGSVNAAEIYNKDGNKLDLFGKVDAEHYFSDDNSNDGDQTYMRIGFKGETQVNDQITGYGQWEYQIQGNTSESDNQSWTRVAFAGLKFGDAGSFDYGRNYGVIYDVTSWTDVLPEFGGDTYGADNFLQSRGNGIATYRNTDFFGLVDGLNFALQYQGKNGSVSGENDATGGRSLLKQNGDGYGMSLTYDLGEGFSVGGAMASSKRTADQNSAGVYGEGDHAEVYSGGLKYDANNIYLAAQYSQTYNATRFGTSNGSDPSDIYGFADKAQNFEVVAQYQFDFGLRPSVAYLQSRGKDIASKGTGVSYGDQDILKYVDVGATYYFNKNMSTFVDYKINLLDDNKFTRAAGIGTDDIVAVGLVYQF; encoded by the coding sequence ATGAAAGTTAAAGTTCTCTCCCTGCTGGTACCGGCGCTGCTGGTTGCAGGCAGCGTAAACGCGGCAGAAATCTATAATAAAGACGGCAATAAATTAGATCTGTTCGGTAAAGTTGACGCTGAGCACTACTTCTCTGACGACAACAGCAATGATGGCGATCAGACCTACATGCGTATCGGCTTCAAAGGCGAAACCCAGGTAAACGATCAGATCACCGGTTACGGCCAGTGGGAATACCAGATCCAGGGCAACACCTCTGAAAGCGACAACCAGTCCTGGACCCGTGTGGCGTTCGCAGGTCTGAAATTCGGCGACGCAGGTTCTTTCGACTACGGTCGTAACTACGGCGTTATCTATGATGTGACCTCCTGGACCGACGTTCTGCCGGAATTCGGCGGCGACACCTACGGTGCGGACAACTTCCTGCAGTCTCGTGGTAACGGCATCGCGACTTACCGCAACACCGACTTCTTCGGTCTGGTTGACGGCCTGAACTTCGCTCTGCAGTACCAGGGTAAAAACGGCAGCGTATCTGGCGAGAACGACGCTACCGGCGGTCGCAGCCTGCTGAAACAGAACGGCGACGGCTACGGCATGTCTCTGACCTACGATCTGGGCGAAGGCTTCAGCGTCGGCGGTGCGATGGCTTCTTCTAAACGTACTGCTGACCAGAACAGCGCAGGCGTTTACGGCGAAGGCGACCACGCAGAAGTTTACTCCGGCGGCCTGAAATACGATGCGAACAACATCTACCTGGCGGCGCAGTACTCTCAGACCTACAACGCGACCCGTTTCGGTACCTCTAATGGTAGCGATCCGAGCGACATCTACGGTTTCGCTGACAAAGCGCAAAACTTCGAAGTGGTTGCACAGTACCAGTTCGACTTCGGCCTGCGTCCGTCCGTGGCGTACCTGCAGTCTCGCGGTAAAGACATTGCCAGCAAAGGGACCGGCGTTTCTTACGGCGACCAGGACATCCTGAAATACGTTGACGTTGGCGCGACTTACTACTTCAACAAAAACATGTCCACCTTCGTTGATTACAAAATCAACCTGCTGGATGACAACAAGTTCACCCGCGCGGCTGGCATCGGTACCGATGACATCGTAGCGGTAGGCCTGGTTTACCAGTTCTAA